From Candidatus Dependentiae bacterium, one genomic window encodes:
- a CDS encoding Hsp20/alpha crystallin family protein, whose amino-acid sequence MPIIRWRPFEELEDIFENFSNGRNGWDLAADVSEDDDNVIVIMHTAGIDPDHVDIKVKEHHLYISGTRKHEEETKDQEFYRKEIRRGSFERIIPLPCTVDGSQAHAQMKDGVLKVLMPKHKGKEGNKISIKKG is encoded by the coding sequence ATGCCAATAATCAGATGGCGTCCATTTGAAGAATTAGAGGATATCTTTGAAAATTTTAGCAATGGTCGTAATGGCTGGGACTTAGCTGCTGATGTGTCTGAAGATGATGATAATGTAATAGTGATAATGCATACGGCTGGCATTGATCCCGATCATGTTGATATTAAAGTTAAAGAGCATCATTTATATATTTCTGGTACTCGTAAGCACGAAGAAGAAACAAAAGATCAGGAATTCTATCGTAAGGAAATTCGCCGCGGTAGCTTTGAGCGTATAATTCCATTACCATGTACAGTTGATGGCTCTCAAGCACACGCACAAATGAAAGACGGTGTGCTCAAAGTGCTTATGCCAAAACATAAAGGCAAAGAGGGTAATAAGATTTCAATCAAAAAAGGTTAA
- a CDS encoding deoxynucleoside kinase translates to MYIIEGNIGAGKSTFLKLAEKYLPHVSIALEPLHNWQKQVYGQSLLSNFYQDPKRWAYTLETLAMMCRVREHMNEQHVIQLQYNRIRLIERSIYSGHYCFTKNSYESGFLSTLEWNIYKQWFSFLIPGKCQPPRGFIYLNVDPEIAYQRIKKRNRLSEKKLTLAYLRNIDQRHKDFLINKVDILPELENIPMLVLNCNNEFEKNEKQLQNHLDALQKFIKDTQLTIPTKKFPVKVV, encoded by the coding sequence ATGTATATTATTGAAGGTAATATTGGTGCAGGGAAATCTACTTTTTTAAAGTTAGCAGAAAAATATTTACCGCATGTTTCTATTGCACTTGAACCATTACATAACTGGCAAAAACAAGTGTATGGTCAGTCATTACTTTCTAACTTTTATCAAGACCCAAAACGATGGGCATATACGCTTGAGACTCTTGCAATGATGTGCCGTGTACGCGAGCATATGAACGAACAGCATGTAATACAGTTACAATATAATCGTATTCGTTTAATTGAACGTTCAATTTATTCTGGACATTATTGTTTTACAAAAAATAGCTATGAAAGCGGCTTTCTAAGTACACTTGAATGGAATATCTATAAACAATGGTTTTCATTTTTAATACCCGGTAAATGTCAGCCACCACGCGGTTTTATTTATCTCAATGTCGACCCAGAAATTGCTTATCAACGAATAAAAAAACGCAATCGCTTGAGTGAAAAAAAATTAACGTTAGCCTATTTGCGTAATATCGACCAACGCCACAAAGATTTTTTGATTAACAAAGTTGATATTTTACCAGAACTTGAAAATATCCCCATGCTTGTTCTAAATTGCAATAATGAGTTTGAAAAAAATGAAAAACAATTACAAAACCATCTAGATGCATTGCAAAAATTTATCAAGGATACACAGTTGACAATCCCAACAAAAAAATTCCCAGTTAAAGTAGTTTAA
- a CDS encoding RNA methyltransferase yields MKQQKNQPVGQLIYGAHPLIEALKAKKRKIISIYTTKPVPKIWCEVEKYLPARGVSIQYVLPQVLDKMAETKDHQRIIAWVGSLVIRKKFFDPKKQPLLLMLDGIQDPRNLGAILRSAYCTGIDGVIITKRGSAPLNAAAIKSSAGLSEHLDLFVAPSAQAAAQLLNDAGYNIYLATLNGVDATKQEYKKPLCLVIGGEGFGITHTIFKYGMQITLPQRTPDISYNASVAAGILLFFISNS; encoded by the coding sequence ATGAAACAACAGAAGAATCAGCCTGTAGGGCAACTTATTTATGGAGCTCATCCTCTTATTGAAGCACTTAAGGCAAAAAAAAGAAAAATTATTAGCATTTATACAACTAAACCTGTGCCAAAAATCTGGTGTGAGGTAGAAAAATATTTGCCTGCTCGTGGAGTGTCTATTCAATATGTTTTGCCTCAGGTGTTAGATAAAATGGCCGAAACAAAAGATCATCAGCGAATTATTGCATGGGTTGGTTCTCTTGTTATTCGCAAAAAATTTTTCGATCCAAAAAAACAGCCATTACTACTTATGCTTGATGGAATTCAAGATCCGCGCAATTTAGGTGCTATTTTACGTTCTGCATATTGTACAGGTATTGATGGTGTTATTATTACTAAGCGTGGTAGTGCGCCGCTTAATGCTGCTGCGATAAAATCTTCAGCTGGATTATCTGAGCACTTAGACTTATTTGTTGCACCATCAGCACAAGCTGCAGCCCAACTTCTTAACGATGCTGGTTACAACATCTATTTGGCAACGCTTAATGGAGTTGATGCGACCAAGCAAGAATATAAAAAGCCGTTATGCCTAGTAATTGGTGGCGAAGGTTTTGGTATTACACACACTATATTCAAATATGGCATGCAAATAACCCTACCTCAGCGAACTCCTGATATTTCTTATAATGCATCAGTTGCTGCGGGTATCTTACTTTTTTTTATCTCTAATTCGTAA